In one window of bacterium DNA:
- a CDS encoding AAA family ATPase — MRILAIVNQKGGCGKTTTVVNLAGALAAESRVLVVDMDPQAHATLALGFDPEALEENLYEVLVEPVGSSGAGRLAEVIIPWSDNLHLAPSGIVLSALEQKLSGDRAERRTERLEAALATVQDDYDFALIDCPPNVGVLTFNALRAAREVVVPLEPSDFAIHGVQKLLETIALLSDRIGHEVSVRILPTLFDGRTRYARDTLAEIRSLFEDLCFDTVIRSNVKLREAARRGRPIGSFARTANGTLDYAALALEISLAGPTTPLGDALTEDRSGPEREVVVRYCDPGATDVRIAGDFNGWVPDKDVRSLVRAEGPERVWTKILNLPPGTYHYRYVVDGEWREDPDNPNAVPGPVGGRNSVLVVA; from the coding sequence ATGCGCATCCTCGCGATCGTCAACCAGAAGGGGGGCTGCGGGAAGACCACGACCGTGGTGAACCTCGCGGGCGCCCTCGCTGCGGAGTCGCGGGTGCTGGTCGTGGACATGGATCCCCAGGCCCATGCCACCCTGGCCCTGGGCTTCGACCCTGAGGCGTTGGAGGAGAACCTCTACGAGGTGCTCGTCGAGCCCGTGGGATCTTCCGGGGCCGGGCGTCTGGCGGAGGTGATCATCCCCTGGAGCGACAACCTGCACCTGGCGCCCTCGGGCATCGTTCTCTCGGCCCTCGAACAGAAGCTCTCCGGCGATCGCGCCGAGCGTCGTACGGAGCGTCTCGAAGCGGCCCTGGCCACGGTTCAGGACGACTACGATTTCGCCCTGATCGATTGTCCGCCCAACGTCGGCGTGCTCACCTTCAATGCCCTTCGGGCGGCGCGGGAGGTCGTCGTGCCTCTCGAACCCAGTGATTTCGCCATCCACGGCGTCCAGAAACTCCTGGAGACGATCGCCCTGCTCTCGGATCGCATCGGTCATGAGGTCTCGGTGCGAATCCTCCCCACCCTCTTCGACGGGCGCACACGTTATGCCCGGGACACCCTCGCCGAGATCCGCTCCCTCTTCGAGGATCTCTGCTTTGACACGGTCATCCGTTCCAACGTCAAGCTGCGTGAAGCCGCGCGCCGCGGTCGACCCATCGGGAGCTTCGCCCGAACCGCCAATGGCACCCTCGACTACGCTGCCCTCGCTCTGGAGATCTCCCTCGCTGGACCGACGACACCGCTCGGCGACGCATTGACAGAAGACCGATCCGGCCCAGAGAGAGAGGTGGTCGTGCGCTACTGCGATCCTGGGGCAACCGACGTCCGCATCGCGGGCGACTTCAATGGCTGGGTGCCGGACAAGGACGTGCGTTCCCTGGTGCGTGCCGAGGGGCCCGAACGAGTGTGGACGAAGATCCTCAACCTGCCGCCGGGCACCTACCACTACCGCTACGTGGTCGACGGCGAATGGCGGGAAGACCCGGACAACCCCAATGCCGTGCCGGGCCCCGTCGGCGGGCGCAACTCCGTCCTGGTCGTCGCCTAG